From the genome of Pseudomonas yamanorum, one region includes:
- the ubiX gene encoding flavin prenyltransferase UbiX: MSGPERVTLAMTGASGAPYGLRLLDCLVREDREVHFLISKAAQLVLATETDVALPPKVQMMQAFLTEYTGAAAGQIKVYGKEDWMSPVASGSGAPAAMVVVPCSTGTLSAIATGACNNLIERAADVTLKERRQLILVPREAPYSSIHLEHMLKLSNMGVTILPASPGFYHQPQTIDDLVDFVVARILNLLNIPQDMLPRWGEHHLSSDE; the protein is encoded by the coding sequence GTGAGCGGCCCGGAACGCGTCACCCTGGCGATGACCGGCGCATCGGGCGCGCCCTATGGCTTGCGCCTGCTGGACTGCCTGGTGCGCGAAGACCGCGAGGTGCATTTCCTGATCTCCAAGGCCGCGCAATTGGTGCTGGCCACCGAGACCGATGTTGCGTTGCCGCCCAAGGTGCAGATGATGCAGGCCTTCCTCACCGAGTACACCGGTGCGGCGGCGGGGCAGATCAAGGTCTATGGCAAGGAAGACTGGATGTCGCCGGTGGCCTCGGGCTCCGGCGCGCCAGCCGCGATGGTGGTGGTGCCGTGCTCCACCGGGACCTTGTCGGCGATTGCCACCGGGGCCTGCAACAACCTGATCGAGCGCGCGGCGGACGTGACCTTGAAAGAGCGTCGCCAGCTGATTCTGGTGCCGCGCGAAGCGCCGTATTCGAGCATCCACCTGGAGCACATGCTCAAACTGTCGAACATGGGCGTGACCATCTTGCCGGCGTCGCCGGGTTTCTATCACCAGCCGCAGACCATCGATGACCTGGTGGACTTTGTGGTGGCGCGGATTCTCAACCTGCTGAACATTCCCCAGGACATGCTGCCGCGCTGGGGCGAGCACCATTTGAGCAGTGATGAATAA
- a CDS encoding glutamate-5-semialdehyde dehydrogenase, producing the protein MTESVLDYMTRLGRAARQASRLIARASTAQKNRALLAAADALDASRSELTAANEQDLANGRANGLEPALLDRLALTPERIDDMIEGLRQVAKLPDPIGEIRDMRYLPSGIQVGKMRVPLGVIGIIYESRPNVTIDAASLCLKSGNATILRGGSEAINSNRAIAACIQQGLAVAELPAEVVQVVETTDRAAVGALITMPEFVDVIVPRGGKSLIERVSRDAKVPVIKHLDGVCHVFIDIAADLDKAIRIADNAKTHRYAPCNTMETLLVHAGIADRVLPPLAAIYRDKGVELRGCERTRAILGSDVIEATEQDWYTEYTAPILSIRIVDDLDQAIEHINQYGSKHTDAIVTEHFSDARRFLNEVDSASVMVNASTRFADGFEYGLGAEIGISTDKLHARGPVGLEGLTSEKYVVFGDGHVRT; encoded by the coding sequence ATGACTGAGTCCGTTCTTGACTACATGACCCGCCTGGGTCGCGCTGCCCGTCAGGCTTCGCGGTTGATCGCCCGTGCGAGCACGGCGCAGAAGAACCGCGCCTTGCTGGCGGCTGCCGACGCTCTGGATGCTTCGCGCTCCGAGCTGACCGCCGCCAACGAGCAAGACCTGGCCAACGGCCGGGCAAATGGTCTGGAGCCTGCCTTGCTGGATCGCCTGGCGCTGACGCCGGAACGCATCGACGACATGATCGAAGGTTTGCGCCAGGTGGCGAAGCTGCCTGACCCCATCGGTGAAATCCGCGACATGCGCTACCTGCCCTCGGGTATCCAGGTGGGCAAGATGCGCGTGCCCCTGGGCGTGATCGGCATCATCTATGAGTCGCGCCCGAACGTGACCATCGACGCCGCAAGCCTGTGCCTCAAGTCCGGCAATGCCACCATCCTGCGGGGCGGCTCCGAGGCCATCAATTCCAACCGTGCCATCGCCGCGTGCATTCAGCAGGGCCTGGCCGTAGCCGAGCTGCCGGCCGAAGTGGTGCAAGTAGTCGAGACCACTGACCGCGCTGCCGTTGGTGCGCTGATCACCATGCCTGAATTCGTTGACGTGATCGTGCCGCGCGGCGGCAAGAGCCTGATCGAGCGCGTGAGCCGTGATGCCAAGGTGCCGGTTATCAAGCACCTGGATGGCGTCTGCCACGTGTTCATCGACATCGCTGCCGACCTGGACAAGGCGATCCGCATCGCCGACAACGCCAAGACCCACCGCTACGCCCCGTGCAACACCATGGAAACCCTGCTGGTGCACGCCGGCATTGCCGATCGCGTGCTGCCGCCGCTGGCTGCCATCTACCGCGACAAGGGCGTTGAACTGCGCGGCTGCGAACGTACCCGGGCGATCCTCGGCAGCGACGTGATTGAAGCCACCGAGCAAGACTGGTACACCGAATACACGGCGCCGATCCTGTCGATCCGCATTGTCGACGACCTGGATCAGGCCATCGAACACATCAACCAATACGGCTCCAAGCACACCGACGCCATTGTCACCGAGCATTTCAGCGACGCTCGGCGTTTCCTCAACGAAGTGGATTCCGCTTCGGTGATGGTCAACGCTTCGACGCGCTTCGCCGACGGCTTCGAGTATGGCCTGGGGGCGGAGATCGGTATCTCCACCGACAAGCTCCACGCACGCGGCCCGGTTGGCCTGGAAGGGCTGACCAGCGAGAAGTACGTGGTGTTCGGTGACGGTCATGTGCGCACTTGA
- a CDS encoding oxidoreductase, whose amino-acid sequence MYLTPQHILLAGATGLTGEHLLDRLLNEPTVTRVLAPSRKPLAEHPHLENPVGDPAVFLPQLSGQVDIAFCCLGTTIKQAGSEAAFRAVDLDMVVAFAKRAREMGARHLIVISAIGADPKSSIFYNRVKGEMEQALKTQDWPQLTIVRPSLLLGERLEPRLAEQLAGPLSRLIPGKYHGIEVCELARAMWRLALEEQDGVRVVESDELRKLGK is encoded by the coding sequence ATGTACCTGACGCCTCAGCATATTTTGCTCGCAGGAGCGACCGGCCTGACCGGGGAGCACCTGCTGGACCGCCTGCTCAACGAGCCGACCGTGACCCGGGTGCTGGCGCCCAGCCGCAAGCCGCTGGCCGAGCATCCACACCTGGAAAACCCGGTGGGCGACCCGGCGGTGTTCCTGCCGCAGTTGAGCGGCCAAGTGGACATCGCCTTCTGCTGCCTGGGCACCACCATCAAACAGGCCGGGTCTGAAGCAGCCTTCCGCGCCGTCGACCTGGACATGGTCGTGGCCTTTGCCAAGCGCGCCCGGGAAATGGGTGCGCGGCACCTGATCGTGATCAGCGCGATTGGTGCCGATCCGAAATCCTCGATCTTCTACAACCGGGTCAAGGGCGAGATGGAACAGGCGCTGAAGACTCAGGATTGGCCGCAGTTGACCATCGTCCGACCTTCACTGTTGCTGGGTGAGCGGTTGGAGCCACGCCTGGCCGAGCAACTGGCCGGGCCATTGTCGCGGCTGATTCCGGGCAAGTACCACGGCATTGAAGTGTGCGAACTGGCGCGCGCGATGTGGCGGCTGGCGCTGGAAGAGCAGGATGGGGTGCGGGTTGTGGAGTCGGATGAGTTGCGTAAGCTCGGCAAGTAA
- the mpl gene encoding UDP-N-acetylmuramate:L-alanyl-gamma-D-glutamyl-meso-diaminopimelate ligase: protein MHIHILGICGTFMGSMAVLAKELGHHVTGSDANVYPPMSTQLQAQGIELTQGYDPAQFDPVPDLVVIGNAMSRGNPAVEYVLNKGLPYVSGPQWLADHVLQGRWVLAVAGTHGKTTTSSMLAWVLEHAGMSPGFLIGGVPQNFSVSARLGDTPFFVIEADEYDSAFFDKRSKFVHYRPRTAILNNLEFDHADIFPDLAAIERQFHHLVRTIPSEGLVIHPSTEPALQRVIEMGCWTPVQTTGAGGQWQVKLLSEDGSKFEVLFEGVAQGIVDWDMTGQHNVANALVTLAAARHVGVVPSMGIAALSAFKSVKRRMEKVAEVNGITIYDDFAHHPTAIATTLDGLRKRVGDAQVIAIIEPRSNSMKLGAHRDGLPESVNDADQAVWYAPANLGWDLPAIAALCTVPSICCDSLEGIIEHVKHQAKPGTHVVIMSNGGFGGLHGKLAEALK from the coding sequence ATGCACATTCATATTCTCGGTATTTGCGGCACGTTCATGGGCTCGATGGCGGTTCTCGCCAAAGAACTGGGCCATCATGTTACTGGCTCCGATGCCAACGTATACCCACCCATGAGCACGCAGCTGCAGGCCCAGGGCATTGAGCTGACCCAAGGCTACGACCCCGCGCAGTTCGACCCGGTCCCGGACCTGGTGGTGATCGGCAATGCCATGAGCCGCGGTAACCCGGCGGTCGAGTACGTACTGAATAAAGGTTTGCCTTATGTGTCTGGCCCGCAATGGCTGGCAGACCACGTGTTGCAAGGCCGTTGGGTGCTGGCGGTTGCCGGAACCCACGGCAAGACCACCACCAGCAGCATGCTGGCCTGGGTGTTGGAGCACGCGGGCATGAGCCCGGGCTTCCTGATCGGTGGTGTACCGCAGAATTTTTCGGTGTCGGCGCGCCTCGGCGATACCCCGTTCTTTGTCATCGAAGCCGATGAATATGACAGCGCGTTCTTCGACAAGCGTTCCAAGTTCGTTCACTACCGCCCGCGCACGGCGATCCTGAACAACCTGGAGTTCGATCACGCGGATATCTTCCCCGATCTGGCGGCCATCGAGCGGCAGTTCCACCACTTGGTGCGCACAATTCCCAGCGAAGGCCTGGTGATTCACCCGAGCACCGAGCCAGCCCTGCAGCGGGTCATCGAGATGGGCTGCTGGACTCCGGTACAAACCACCGGCGCGGGCGGCCAATGGCAGGTCAAGCTGCTGAGTGAAGACGGTTCAAAATTTGAAGTGCTGTTCGAAGGCGTCGCCCAAGGCATCGTCGATTGGGACATGACGGGCCAGCACAATGTCGCCAACGCCTTGGTCACCCTGGCGGCCGCGCGGCATGTCGGCGTGGTGCCATCCATGGGCATCGCCGCCTTGAGCGCATTCAAGAGCGTCAAGCGCCGTATGGAAAAGGTCGCCGAAGTGAATGGGATTACCATCTACGACGACTTTGCCCACCACCCGACGGCCATCGCCACCACCTTGGATGGCTTGCGCAAGCGCGTGGGTGACGCCCAGGTAATCGCGATTATCGAGCCACGCTCCAACTCCATGAAGCTGGGCGCCCACCGTGATGGTTTGCCGGAAAGCGTGAACGATGCAGACCAGGCTGTGTGGTATGCACCGGCCAACCTCGGCTGGGACTTGCCCGCCATCGCCGCGCTGTGCACGGTGCCGTCGATTTGCTGCGACTCTCTGGAAGGCATCATCGAGCACGTGAAACACCAGGCCAAGCCCGGCACTCACGTGGTGATCATGAGCAACGGCGGCTTCGGCGGCCTGCACGGCAAACTCGCCGAGGCCCTGAAGTGA
- a CDS encoding DNA-3-methyladenine glycosylase: MSSFSPLIPANALPDGFFDRDAQLLARELLGKVIRHRVGDLWLSARIIETEAYYLAEKGSHASLGYTEKRKALFLDGGHIYMYYARGGDSLNFSAQGPGNAVLIKSAYPWVDEVSGPASLAQMLLNNPDASGKPRPSQKLCAGQTLLCKALGLKVPMWDAKRFDQERLYVEDVGLAPAQIIQTTRLGIPGGRDEHLMYRFVDAGYAPYCTRNPLRRGQVEGRDYFLI, translated from the coding sequence ATGTCCAGTTTTTCGCCACTGATCCCCGCCAACGCCCTGCCCGACGGCTTTTTCGACCGTGACGCGCAACTGCTCGCGCGCGAATTGCTGGGAAAAGTCATTCGCCACCGTGTCGGTGATTTGTGGCTGTCGGCGCGAATTATCGAAACCGAAGCCTATTACCTCGCCGAAAAAGGCAGCCACGCGTCCCTCGGCTACACAGAAAAGCGTAAGGCTTTGTTTCTGGATGGCGGCCACATCTATATGTACTACGCCCGTGGCGGTGATTCGCTGAACTTCAGCGCCCAGGGCCCAGGCAATGCGGTGTTGATCAAATCGGCCTATCCGTGGGTCGACGAAGTGTCCGGCCCGGCCAGCCTGGCGCAAATGCTGTTGAACAACCCGGACGCCAGCGGCAAGCCGCGCCCCTCGCAAAAGCTGTGTGCCGGCCAGACCTTGCTGTGCAAGGCGCTGGGTTTGAAGGTGCCGATGTGGGATGCCAAACGCTTCGACCAGGAGCGGCTCTACGTGGAAGACGTGGGGCTTGCGCCGGCGCAGATCATCCAGACCACCCGCCTGGGCATCCCCGGCGGGCGCGATGAACACCTGATGTACCGATTCGTGGATGCCGGGTACGCGCCGTATTGCACACGGAACCCGCTGCGCCGGGGCCAGGTCGAAGGCCGCGACTATTTTTTGATTTGA
- a CDS encoding MaoC family dehydratase, which translates to MPSVPVEQLKDYVGKELGRSAWLTIDQERINLFAEATGDFQFIHVDPVKAAKTPFGSTIAHGFLSLSLIPKLIEDILIMPEGLKMAVNYGLDSVRFIQPVKVDSKVRLAVTLTAATEKKPGQWLLKATCTLEIDGQEKPAYIAESLSLCFV; encoded by the coding sequence ATGCCCTCAGTACCCGTAGAGCAACTCAAGGATTATGTCGGCAAGGAACTGGGACGTTCCGCATGGCTCACCATCGACCAGGAGCGCATCAACCTGTTCGCGGAGGCCACCGGCGATTTTCAGTTCATCCACGTCGACCCGGTGAAAGCCGCCAAGACGCCGTTTGGCAGCACCATCGCCCACGGTTTCCTGTCGCTGTCGCTGATACCCAAGCTGATCGAAGACATCCTGATCATGCCCGAAGGCCTGAAAATGGCCGTCAACTATGGCCTGGACAGCGTGCGCTTCATTCAGCCGGTGAAGGTCGACTCCAAAGTGCGTCTGGCCGTGACCCTCACCGCCGCCACCGAGAAAAAACCCGGGCAATGGCTGCTTAAGGCCACCTGCACCCTGGAAATCGATGGCCAGGAGAAACCGGCGTATATAGCCGAGTCGTTGTCACTCTGCTTCGTCTGA
- a CDS encoding CidA/LrgA family protein, translating into MLLRGLTWLVLFQLLGTAINHLFVPVLPGPIIGLLLMLAFLVWRGEVGEPLSLAASSLLRYLPLLLVPPAVGVMVYAKDIAADFWAIVGALVLSLVIAMGFVGVLMQQMVKRKEKDQ; encoded by the coding sequence ATGCTGTTACGCGGTCTGACATGGCTGGTGCTGTTTCAATTGCTCGGCACGGCGATCAATCATTTGTTTGTCCCGGTGCTGCCGGGGCCGATTATCGGGCTGCTGCTGATGCTGGCCTTTCTGGTGTGGCGCGGCGAAGTCGGTGAACCCCTGAGCCTGGCGGCCAGCAGTCTTCTTCGTTATTTGCCGTTGCTGCTGGTGCCGCCTGCGGTCGGCGTGATGGTGTATGCCAAGGACATCGCCGCCGACTTCTGGGCCATCGTCGGCGCGTTGGTCTTGTCGCTGGTGATTGCCATGGGCTTTGTCGGCGTGCTGATGCAGCAGATGGTCAAGCGCAAGGAGAAGGATCAATGA
- a CDS encoding LON peptidase substrate-binding domain-containing protein, whose translation MSLALFPLNTVLFPGCTLDLQLFEARYLDMISRCMKKGESFGVVCILDGKEVGLAPDGYALIGCEALIRDFKQQDNGLLGIRVEGGRRFRVRDAGVQKDQLLVAEVQWLDEHPEQPLEEEDADLLALLHALAEHPMVASLDMGTHADGQQALANQLAYLLPFTEADKIDLLQLDDPQQRLDAIQLLLDELQGELFTQ comes from the coding sequence ATGAGTCTGGCGCTTTTCCCGCTCAATACCGTGCTGTTTCCCGGGTGCACCCTCGACCTGCAATTGTTCGAGGCCCGCTATCTGGACATGATCAGCCGCTGCATGAAAAAGGGCGAAAGCTTTGGCGTGGTGTGCATCCTCGACGGCAAGGAAGTCGGGCTTGCGCCGGATGGCTATGCGTTGATTGGCTGCGAAGCGCTGATCCGCGACTTCAAGCAGCAGGACAATGGCCTGCTGGGGATTCGGGTCGAGGGCGGTCGGCGCTTCCGTGTGCGTGATGCCGGTGTGCAGAAAGACCAACTGCTGGTGGCTGAGGTGCAATGGCTGGACGAACATCCCGAGCAGCCCCTGGAAGAGGAAGACGCCGACTTGTTGGCGTTGCTCCATGCCCTGGCCGAGCACCCGATGGTGGCGTCCCTGGACATGGGCACCCACGCCGATGGCCAGCAGGCCTTGGCCAATCAGTTGGCGTATCTGCTGCCCTTTACCGAGGCTGACAAGATCGACCTGCTGCAACTCGATGACCCGCAACAGCGTCTGGATGCGATCCAGCTGTTGTTGGATGAGTTGCAGGGTGAACTGTTTACTCAGTAG
- a CDS encoding bifunctional DedA family/phosphatase PAP2 family protein, protein MGPWLDGITGWLTLNPQWLAVAVFIVACVECLAIAGLIVPGTVLLFAIAALAGSGALSLGETLLLGFLGGVVGDVASYFLGRHFHQNIRRLPGLRHHPEWMSGAETYFHKYGIASLLVGRFIGPLRPMLPMVAGMCDMPFPRFAAVSLLAGAGWSVAYLLPGWATGAAFRLPLPEGFWPEAGIVAACLAVLIGVSLNSSLRGHRRATLWIGCIGGTLLLALFIGYPYLNDFDQGLMALVQEHRGPAIDRAMVMVTQLGEFKKMFVASAVLTGLLVVARQWRQAIFVGATLLGAALINTGTKLFFARMRPEVLTDPLTSFSMPSGHASGSFAFFLALAVLAGRGQPTRLRLTWLVLGCIPAATIAISRVYLGAHWPTDILAGTLLAMTVCAFSLTLSQHRSPLPPMPPKVWWLILPACGAVLGFIAFTGTSHALLRYAY, encoded by the coding sequence ATGGGCCCATGGCTCGATGGCATTACCGGCTGGCTGACCCTGAACCCGCAATGGCTGGCCGTAGCGGTGTTTATCGTGGCGTGCGTGGAGTGCCTGGCCATTGCCGGCCTGATCGTACCGGGTACGGTGTTGCTGTTTGCCATCGCCGCATTGGCCGGCAGCGGCGCACTGTCCCTGGGAGAAACCCTGTTACTGGGCTTCCTCGGTGGTGTGGTGGGCGATGTGGCTTCCTACTTCCTCGGTCGCCATTTCCACCAGAACATCCGGCGCCTGCCCGGCCTGCGGCACCACCCTGAATGGATGAGCGGCGCCGAGACTTACTTCCACAAATACGGCATTGCGAGCCTGCTGGTAGGACGCTTCATTGGCCCGCTGCGGCCGATGTTACCGATGGTTGCGGGCATGTGCGACATGCCCTTCCCACGCTTTGCTGCCGTGAGCCTGCTGGCCGGCGCGGGATGGTCGGTGGCGTATCTGCTGCCGGGCTGGGCCACCGGCGCGGCCTTCCGCCTGCCACTGCCCGAAGGTTTCTGGCCGGAGGCCGGGATTGTCGCCGCGTGCCTGGCGGTGCTGATCGGTGTGAGCCTCAACAGCAGCCTGCGCGGCCACCGGCGCGCCACCCTGTGGATTGGCTGCATCGGCGGCACATTGCTGCTCGCGCTGTTTATCGGCTATCCCTACCTGAACGACTTTGACCAAGGCTTGATGGCGCTGGTGCAGGAACACCGCGGCCCGGCGATTGATCGGGCGATGGTGATGGTGACCCAGCTCGGCGAGTTCAAGAAGATGTTTGTGGCCAGCGCCGTGTTGACCGGCCTGCTGGTAGTGGCGCGGCAATGGCGCCAGGCAATCTTTGTTGGCGCCACCCTGCTGGGCGCTGCGCTGATCAATACCGGGACCAAGCTGTTTTTTGCGCGGATGCGCCCTGAAGTGCTGACCGACCCGCTCACCAGCTTCAGCATGCCCAGCGGCCATGCGTCCGGCTCGTTCGCATTCTTCCTGGCATTGGCAGTGCTGGCCGGCCGTGGTCAGCCGACCCGCCTGCGCCTGACCTGGCTGGTGCTCGGCTGCATCCCCGCCGCCACCATCGCCATCTCCCGGGTCTACCTGGGCGCGCATTGGCCAACAGACATTCTGGCCGGCACTCTGCTGGCAATGACGGTCTGCGCCTTCAGCCTGACGCTAAGCCAGCACCGCAGCCCGCTGCCACCGATGCCGCCGAAAGTCTGGTGGCTGATCTTGCCGGCGTGTGGCGCGGTGCTCGGGTTCATTGCGTTTACCGGCACCTCCCACGCGCTGCTCAGGTACGCCTACTGA
- a CDS encoding YceK/YidQ family lipoprotein produces MNKLLMTLLALQLTGCATARTLDAAQPGASVVYAGTRLDMYAIQGGCCAMDRFGAEAPSYPHVDLPASALLDTLLLPLSVLTVLGVGFNATGGL; encoded by the coding sequence ATGAATAAACTACTGATGACCTTGCTGGCGCTGCAACTGACGGGGTGCGCGACGGCGCGCACGCTGGATGCGGCGCAACCTGGTGCGTCGGTGGTGTATGCCGGGACGCGCCTGGATATGTATGCCATTCAGGGTGGGTGCTGCGCGATGGACCGCTTCGGAGCCGAGGCGCCGAGCTATCCCCATGTGGACCTGCCGGCCAGCGCGCTGCTCGACACGCTGCTGTTGCCGCTGTCGGTGCTGACGGTGTTGGGGGTTGGGTTTAACGCGACGGGCGGGCTCTAG
- a CDS encoding LrgB family protein encodes MIFDWHGAWTAVIHHPLFGIGITLGAYQLVLAGFEKTRWIFLQPVLVSMLLVIGVLLSCGLTYVEYRKSTEIMSILLGPATVALAVPLYLNLRRIRQLFWPIFTTLVVGGVLATGLCVLLGWWFGAEHMMLMTMAPKSVTSPIAMLVAEQIGGVAALAAVFVLITGVIGAMIGPAYLSRLGVHSPEARGMALGMTAHAVGTSVALQESEETGAFAALAMSLMGVATAVFLPLAVSLVI; translated from the coding sequence ATGATCTTCGACTGGCACGGCGCGTGGACGGCGGTCATCCATCACCCGCTGTTCGGCATCGGCATCACCCTTGGCGCCTATCAACTGGTGCTGGCCGGCTTCGAGAAAACCCGCTGGATTTTCCTGCAGCCGGTGCTGGTGTCGATGCTGCTGGTGATCGGCGTGTTGCTCAGTTGCGGCCTGACCTACGTCGAGTACCGCAAGAGCACCGAGATCATGAGCATCCTGCTGGGCCCGGCGACGGTTGCCCTGGCGGTGCCGCTTTACCTGAATCTGCGACGGATTCGCCAATTGTTCTGGCCGATTTTTACTACGCTGGTGGTGGGAGGCGTATTGGCGACCGGCCTGTGCGTGCTGCTGGGCTGGTGGTTTGGCGCTGAACACATGATGCTGATGACCATGGCGCCCAAGTCCGTGACGTCACCGATTGCGATGCTGGTGGCCGAGCAGATTGGCGGCGTGGCGGCATTGGCGGCGGTGTTTGTGCTGATCACCGGAGTGATCGGCGCGATGATCGGCCCGGCGTATTTATCGCGTCTGGGCGTGCACAGCCCCGAGGCGCGCGGCATGGCGCTGGGGATGACCGCCCACGCGGTGGGTACCTCGGTGGCCTTGCAGGAAAGCGAAGAGACCGGCGCCTTTGCGGCGCTGGCCATGAGTTTGATGGGCGTGGCCACGGCGGTGTTCTTGCCGTTGGCCGTGTCGCTGGTTATTTAA
- a CDS encoding C13 family peptidase, whose amino-acid sequence MRPLAPLALVLLLTACGDGESLLPPDARLPDGGRYRGDVVNGLLQGQGRVDYPNGSWYAGQFDKGQWHGQGEWHGSNGEVYKGQFQQGLFDGQGSLTTAGNSYVGGFKQGKRNGEGTLKEGQMTYRGEFKDDQYSGLGRLELADGSQYQGQFAHGKPNGEGQRNDDSGNQFSGHFVDGQLEGNGTFNSAEGDMYIGHFKQNQLNGKGRYENADGDVWIGEFKEGALSGKGELIGVDGSHYVGQFVDWRFTGPGRLNLTDGSFYIGGFDSDSYQGRGTLVLTDGTVQAGTWVNGMRVRDADGKLLPDPLEIGLFAQGRLLDEALAAVPASKSGVELYSLVVAGDGKQSVFLREADYVSNMLATRFGAYGQIRLVNHRDHIADRPMATRESLRRAVQTLAERSGPQDLVFIYLTSHGTHEHELVLDQPRMELADLPADELAAVLAPLKNRDKIIVISACYSGGFIPALKDEHTLIMTASRADRVSFGCSEEADFTYFGDALFAQAFNQTDDLQQAFKLAQTHVAEREQADNFEASEPQIWAPKGVIAHWQLLRKQQARKALESVSMNSKEAKSN is encoded by the coding sequence ATGCGCCCACTCGCTCCCCTTGCTCTTGTCCTGTTGCTCACCGCGTGCGGCGACGGCGAATCGCTGTTGCCGCCCGATGCGCGGCTGCCCGATGGCGGTCGTTACCGTGGCGATGTGGTCAATGGCTTGCTGCAAGGCCAGGGCCGAGTGGACTATCCCAACGGCAGTTGGTACGCCGGCCAGTTCGATAAAGGCCAGTGGCACGGCCAGGGCGAATGGCATGGCAGCAACGGCGAGGTCTATAAAGGCCAGTTCCAGCAAGGCCTGTTTGACGGCCAGGGCAGCCTGACCACCGCGGGCAACAGCTACGTCGGCGGGTTCAAGCAAGGCAAGCGCAACGGCGAAGGCACCCTCAAAGAAGGGCAGATGACCTATCGCGGCGAATTCAAGGACGACCAGTATTCCGGTCTCGGCCGTCTCGAACTGGCCGACGGCAGCCAGTACCAGGGCCAGTTCGCCCACGGCAAGCCCAACGGCGAAGGCCAGCGCAACGACGACAGCGGCAACCAGTTCAGCGGCCACTTCGTCGATGGCCAGTTGGAGGGCAACGGCACCTTCAACAGCGCCGAAGGCGACATGTACATCGGCCACTTCAAACAGAACCAGCTCAATGGCAAGGGCCGTTATGAAAACGCCGACGGCGACGTGTGGATCGGCGAATTCAAGGAAGGCGCCCTCAGCGGCAAGGGTGAACTGATCGGCGTCGACGGCAGCCACTACGTCGGCCAATTCGTCGACTGGCGCTTCACCGGCCCAGGCCGCCTGAACCTCACCGACGGCAGCTTCTATATTGGCGGCTTCGACAGCGACAGCTATCAAGGCCGCGGCACCCTGGTGCTCACCGACGGTACCGTACAGGCCGGCACTTGGGTCAACGGCATGCGCGTGCGCGACGCCGATGGCAAATTATTGCCTGACCCATTGGAGATCGGCCTGTTTGCCCAGGGTCGCTTACTGGATGAGGCCCTCGCCGCCGTGCCCGCGTCCAAATCGGGCGTGGAGCTGTACAGCCTGGTGGTGGCCGGCGACGGCAAACAAAGCGTATTCCTGCGTGAAGCCGACTACGTCAGCAACATGCTCGCCACCCGTTTCGGCGCCTATGGCCAGATCCGCCTGGTGAACCATCGCGACCATATCGCCGACCGCCCGATGGCCACTCGTGAAAGCCTGCGCCGTGCGGTGCAGACCCTGGCCGAACGCAGTGGCCCGCAAGACCTGGTGTTCATCTACCTGACCAGCCACGGCACCCACGAACACGAACTGGTGCTCGACCAGCCGCGCATGGAGCTGGCCGACCTGCCGGCCGATGAACTGGCCGCCGTGCTGGCACCGCTGAAAAATCGCGACAAGATCATCGTGATTTCGGCCTGCTATTCCGGCGGGTTCATCCCGGCCCTGAAAGACGAACACACCCTGATCATGACCGCCTCGCGGGCCGACCGCGTATCGTTCGGCTGCTCTGAAGAGGCTGATTTCACCTATTTCGGCGACGCCCTCTTCGCCCAGGCCTTCAACCAGACCGACGATTTGCAGCAAGCCTTCAAGCTGGCGCAGACCCACGTGGCCGAACGTGAACAGGCGGACAACTTCGAAGCCTCCGAACCGCAGATCTGGGCCCCCAAAGGCGTGATCGCCCATTGGCAATTATTACGCAAACAGCAGGCACGAAAGGCGCTCGAAAGCGTCTCAATGAATAGCAAGGAAGCCAAGAGCAACTAA